One genomic region from bacterium encodes:
- a CDS encoding sigma 54-interacting transcriptional regulator, with product MKPLPHHPVAPSGPPLQQIQSLLNDKKWTEAAAQLADAQAQAMSDPLSSTAGEWCLLKARLDLAQSDHRSAVDWARRALAAFERSAVDDFLGDTHSALGLSYLGLGDTKNALIHVRDALAIYRRVGDTAGVIRAHNDMARVYFVRGEHGNAVEHLDDALQLARAQRDTDREAMLLGNLGRVHLLQGRWDDAQTALTQAHARAVAIQNWTSAGRNLLSLGYLATLRHEFREAVSRLDAALTAIEKAGLVREKAIYFEYSGWCEFEQHHWIAAKEAFRRALELGRRIGAANDLISQALRGLAECEAALGDWTEARRLAQEGLEVAIQIGERAEAGSLYRILARGLAHQRESAEALACLEKSGECLQAVGDPYELARLAEARADVLDTIGAPERGMLAALDEAATLYARLGARDQLSQVQMLAIAQRRARGLIAEALTYARRAMTDDGSRAGISLDDKQLLSDLSDECVARATSSANEFRLAAMPWSAADGDELQAAIEFCRSRLGASHVILIEVTSGGQRSGRVLASSGTPDDFANAIAALATNPYQHDVRTDRPHYFWMTALAPQLYAHLAAVTDVVPVSVITVPVDLGPQSTGLLYVDALPDAPRANGAGFEPRDLDFVVAYAEVVAWRSTRLRSEGLLRDVQRLRNQLGRECEFPNIITQNAEFHDTLSRVRLIVDSDVSVLLNGETGTGKDLLARAIHYSSRRRDKRFVSVNCAALPETLLESELFGVKRGAFTGADRDKPGLFEEADGGTFFLDEIGEMPLSIQAKLLRFLESKELTRLGDTKPRRIDVRVISATNRDLTSEMERGAFRRDLFYRLTPVAFTLPPLRERREDIPLLIDHFLAELGAEGRAVRFSVEAVRVLSAYDWPGNIRELENEIRKTVLLTEPGATIGPERLSRKFFAAAAAEETPAAAMPDRFSLYDHIAQIERRYIVQALNEAGGIKKHAAARLGIPESTLRLKMKQYSLDSD from the coding sequence ATGAAGCCCCTTCCCCACCACCCCGTGGCCCCTTCCGGGCCGCCGCTTCAGCAGATTCAGTCGCTGCTGAACGACAAGAAATGGACTGAGGCCGCGGCGCAATTGGCCGACGCGCAGGCGCAGGCGATGAGCGACCCCCTCTCATCGACCGCCGGCGAGTGGTGCCTGTTAAAGGCGCGGCTGGACTTGGCACAGTCCGACCACCGCTCCGCGGTCGATTGGGCCCGCCGGGCGCTGGCCGCCTTTGAACGCAGCGCCGTCGATGATTTCCTCGGCGACACCCACAGCGCCCTCGGCTTGTCCTATCTCGGACTTGGCGACACCAAAAACGCGCTCATCCATGTGCGCGACGCGCTGGCCATCTACCGGCGCGTCGGCGACACCGCCGGCGTGATTCGCGCCCACAACGATATGGCGCGCGTCTACTTCGTGCGCGGTGAGCATGGCAACGCGGTCGAGCATCTCGACGATGCCCTGCAGTTGGCCCGCGCGCAGCGCGACACCGATCGCGAGGCCATGCTCCTGGGCAATCTGGGCCGTGTCCATCTGTTGCAGGGGCGTTGGGATGACGCGCAGACGGCCCTGACGCAGGCGCATGCGCGCGCCGTCGCCATTCAGAATTGGACGTCTGCCGGTCGCAACCTGCTGTCGCTGGGGTACCTTGCGACCCTGCGCCATGAGTTCCGCGAGGCGGTTTCCCGGCTGGATGCGGCGCTCACCGCCATCGAGAAGGCCGGACTAGTCCGCGAGAAGGCCATCTACTTCGAGTATTCCGGCTGGTGCGAGTTCGAACAGCATCACTGGATCGCCGCCAAGGAAGCGTTCCGTCGCGCGCTCGAACTTGGACGGCGCATCGGCGCCGCCAACGATCTGATTTCACAGGCGCTGCGCGGCCTGGCCGAATGCGAAGCCGCGCTCGGCGACTGGACCGAGGCACGTCGTCTTGCCCAGGAGGGTCTCGAAGTCGCCATCCAGATCGGCGAGCGCGCCGAAGCGGGCAGTCTCTACCGCATTCTCGCCCGCGGGCTGGCCCATCAGCGCGAATCGGCCGAGGCGCTGGCCTGCCTCGAGAAGTCCGGCGAGTGTCTGCAGGCGGTCGGCGACCCCTACGAACTGGCGCGACTGGCCGAAGCCCGCGCCGATGTGCTCGACACGATCGGCGCGCCGGAGCGTGGAATGCTTGCCGCTCTCGACGAAGCGGCGACCCTCTATGCGCGTCTGGGCGCCCGCGACCAATTGTCGCAGGTGCAGATGCTGGCGATCGCCCAGCGGCGCGCGCGCGGTTTGATTGCCGAAGCGCTGACCTACGCGCGTCGCGCCATGACCGACGATGGCAGCCGCGCGGGCATCAGTCTCGACGATAAGCAGCTTCTATCCGATCTGTCTGATGAGTGTGTGGCCCGCGCTACGTCGTCTGCCAACGAGTTCCGTCTGGCGGCCATGCCTTGGTCGGCGGCCGACGGCGATGAATTGCAGGCGGCGATCGAATTCTGCCGCAGCCGTCTTGGCGCCTCGCACGTCATCCTGATCGAAGTCACCTCCGGCGGCCAGCGCTCCGGACGCGTGCTGGCCTCTTCCGGCACGCCCGATGACTTTGCCAACGCCATCGCCGCGTTGGCCACCAACCCCTACCAGCACGATGTGCGCACCGACCGTCCGCACTACTTCTGGATGACGGCGTTGGCGCCGCAACTTTATGCGCACCTGGCGGCGGTGACCGACGTCGTTCCCGTGTCGGTCATTACCGTGCCGGTCGACTTGGGCCCGCAGTCCACCGGGCTGCTTTATGTCGACGCGCTGCCGGATGCGCCGCGCGCCAACGGCGCGGGCTTCGAGCCGCGCGATCTCGACTTCGTCGTCGCCTACGCCGAAGTCGTCGCCTGGCGTTCGACCAGGTTGCGCTCCGAAGGGCTACTGCGCGATGTCCAGCGGCTGCGCAACCAGCTCGGCCGCGAGTGCGAATTCCCCAACATCATCACGCAAAACGCCGAGTTCCACGACACCCTGTCGCGGGTCCGCCTGATCGTCGATTCCGATGTCTCGGTGCTGCTGAACGGCGAAACCGGCACCGGCAAGGACCTGCTGGCCCGGGCGATTCACTATTCGAGCCGGCGGCGCGACAAGCGGTTTGTTTCGGTCAACTGCGCCGCGCTGCCCGAAACGCTGTTGGAAAGCGAACTGTTCGGTGTCAAGCGCGGCGCCTTCACCGGCGCCGACCGCGACAAACCCGGCTTGTTTGAGGAGGCCGACGGCGGCACGTTCTTCCTCGATGAAATCGGCGAGATGCCGCTGTCGATCCAGGCCAAGCTGCTGCGTTTCCTCGAATCGAAGGAACTGACCCGTTTGGGCGACACCAAGCCGCGCCGCATCGACGTGCGCGTGATCTCGGCCACCAACCGCGACCTGACCAGCGAAATGGAGCGTGGCGCCTTCCGGCGCGATCTGTTCTACCGTCTGACGCCGGTCGCGTTTACCCTGCCGCCGCTGCGCGAGCGTCGCGAGGATATCCCGCTTCTGATCGACCACTTCCTGGCCGAACTGGGCGCCGAGGGACGCGCGGTGCGTTTCTCGGTCGAGGCGGTGCGTGTGCTGTCCGCCTACGATTGGCCGGGCAACATCCGCGAACTGGAAAATGAGATCCGCAAGACGGTGTTGCTGACCGAGCCCGGCGCGACCATCGGACCCGAGCGGCTCTCGCGCAAGTTCTTTGCCGCCGCCGCGGCCGAGGAGACGCCCGCCGCGGCGATGCCCGATCGGTTCTCGCTTTATGACCACATCGCGCAGATCGAACGTCGCTACATTGTGCAGGCGCTCAACGAGGCCGGCGGCATCAAAAAGCACGCCGCCGCGCGGCTCGGTATCCCCGAATCGACGTTGCGCCTGAAGATGAAGCAGTACAGTCTCGACAGCGACTGA
- a CDS encoding carboxypeptidase-like regulatory domain-containing protein has translation MNRRGTGRFTLTISIVLIALAIVATAADVWAAGVGKVSGLVVDKKTKEPLIGCPVQIEGTTLGALTDVDGRYTILSVPLGLVSVGARMVGYTPMIVSDVTVKPDQTSVVNFELEESEVQLEAVVVRGRAEMIQMDQATTKRDVTAEKIKTLPVTNVGDILKTQVGVTVRNDRFHIRGGRSTELVYAVDGVTLSDPLGGRGATAALNLSGTEIENISIVKGAWSPEYGGTSGIVNVATKEGDPQVTRGHLQYFTDDFGTSALNTYSRNFQRMEFTLGGPDPIFTNRLLPALGINGAQEKLTYFISLDFDRSDGAFDWDRYTSPTRPARYRDIKFLGMVFSERQNNSGNALLKLTYRLTPDIRVTGQYKKTYERNQQWSWAYRYTPNSQDWIEDENDFYSVRWVHNLGPSTYYEVLYSDFVRNYWEKPGDPNKPGGTMSPDDFLFDFQADKFLDVNGNGVWDAPEQWIEIYPDGQYNFGDIFEDRDGNGIFDPQQTPADTTYDSLIFDFNGNGTYDFSSGEPYLDANKNGVYDEGDLLTQDGNGNGTYDPDRELNRFDGESTSPNDNPEPFVDGDVSKGEPFVDVNRNGVWDGPGVLPGYPLGEPFTDLSHDGKRQSSEDPWVPGIPFEDLNGNGSYDPGAASPSGSWSNLDENYDIGEPYLDVNGDGERDRRDGYYDLGWDRSATWHERKPRTRTIKADLVSQMRREHEVKMGLSYSAFDLIYNELQQPYVPYTLGFDGGPFPFRGAIRNFYHQTPKTGAVYLVDKMEYGQMVAQVGFRYEYFVQSSNAETTDTARADSVGVEDYRDKFAPRLAFSYPISDKAKVFFNYGHFYQLPQMHFMYRRNTQLGNVSGTIGNVNLDFVKTIKYEFGVQYLLSPEYLLSVQGFYSDDFARVSESEAQGQTTLEEQNYYENSDYSRTRGLEVELDKKYGNYVSGSMTYNFSYAYGKSSAEALDYFDNFYARSGGRFVIQEFPLDWDERHKVTFILDLRVPANDHPKLFGLTLPDNFGLNIFWQYGSGFPYTPTKDHPGIASQLAPGQEPLANSERYPATSNVDIRFNKDFKIGPMDYTIELWVNNLFDNRDVVAVYSATGRPESGLVNESVVLESNGEPSPTNWTARRQIRLGLGVNF, from the coding sequence ATGAATCGACGGGGAACGGGGCGCTTCACACTGACAATTTCCATCGTCCTCATCGCGCTGGCGATTGTCGCGACGGCGGCCGACGTCTGGGCCGCCGGAGTCGGCAAGGTCTCCGGACTGGTCGTGGACAAGAAGACCAAGGAGCCTCTGATCGGCTGCCCGGTGCAGATCGAGGGGACGACGTTGGGCGCGCTGACGGACGTGGATGGACGCTACACGATCCTGTCCGTGCCGCTGGGGTTGGTCTCGGTGGGTGCCAGGATGGTCGGCTACACACCGATGATCGTCTCGGACGTGACCGTGAAGCCCGACCAGACGTCCGTGGTCAACTTCGAACTGGAGGAAAGCGAAGTCCAGCTCGAGGCGGTCGTCGTGCGCGGCCGCGCCGAAATGATCCAGATGGACCAGGCGACGACCAAGCGCGACGTCACCGCCGAAAAGATCAAGACTCTGCCGGTCACCAATGTGGGTGACATTCTCAAGACGCAGGTCGGTGTGACCGTACGCAACGACCGTTTCCACATCCGCGGCGGCCGTTCGACCGAACTGGTCTATGCGGTCGACGGTGTCACGCTCTCCGACCCGTTGGGTGGGCGCGGCGCGACCGCGGCGCTCAATTTGTCAGGCACTGAAATCGAGAACATTTCGATCGTCAAGGGCGCCTGGTCGCCCGAATACGGCGGCACATCGGGCATCGTCAACGTGGCCACCAAAGAGGGCGATCCGCAGGTCACCCGCGGCCACTTGCAATACTTCACCGACGATTTTGGCACCTCGGCGCTGAACACCTATTCGCGCAACTTCCAGCGCATGGAGTTCACGCTGGGCGGGCCGGATCCGATCTTCACCAACCGCCTGCTGCCGGCGCTGGGCATCAACGGCGCACAGGAGAAGCTGACCTACTTCATCAGTCTGGATTTTGACCGCTCCGACGGCGCCTTCGACTGGGATCGTTACACCTCCCCGACCCGGCCGGCGCGCTACCGCGACATCAAATTCCTTGGCATGGTTTTCAGCGAGCGCCAGAACAACTCCGGGAACGCCCTGCTGAAGCTGACCTACCGGCTCACTCCCGATATCCGTGTCACCGGGCAGTACAAGAAGACTTACGAGCGCAACCAGCAGTGGAGCTGGGCCTACCGCTACACTCCGAATTCACAGGACTGGATCGAGGACGAAAACGACTTCTACAGCGTCCGCTGGGTTCACAACCTGGGGCCGTCGACATACTACGAAGTGCTGTACTCCGACTTCGTGCGCAACTATTGGGAAAAGCCCGGCGATCCGAACAAGCCGGGTGGCACCATGAGTCCCGATGACTTCCTGTTTGATTTCCAGGCCGATAAATTTCTCGACGTCAACGGCAACGGCGTCTGGGATGCGCCGGAGCAGTGGATCGAGATTTATCCCGACGGCCAGTACAACTTCGGTGATATCTTCGAAGATCGTGACGGCAACGGTATCTTCGATCCGCAACAGACGCCGGCCGACACGACTTACGACAGTCTGATCTTCGACTTCAACGGCAACGGCACCTACGACTTCTCCTCCGGCGAGCCGTACCTCGACGCCAACAAGAACGGCGTTTATGATGAGGGCGATCTCCTTACGCAGGACGGCAACGGCAACGGCACCTACGATCCCGACCGCGAGCTGAATCGGTTCGACGGCGAGTCGACGTCCCCCAACGACAACCCCGAGCCGTTTGTCGACGGCGATGTTTCCAAGGGCGAGCCATTCGTTGACGTCAACCGCAACGGCGTCTGGGATGGCCCGGGCGTGCTGCCGGGATACCCGTTGGGCGAACCGTTCACCGACTTGTCGCACGATGGCAAGCGCCAGAGTTCGGAGGACCCCTGGGTGCCGGGGATTCCGTTTGAGGATCTCAATGGCAACGGGTCGTACGATCCGGGCGCGGCGTCGCCGTCGGGTTCGTGGTCGAACCTGGACGAGAACTACGACATTGGTGAGCCGTATCTCGATGTGAACGGCGACGGCGAGCGTGATCGTCGCGACGGCTACTACGATCTGGGTTGGGACCGCAGTGCCACCTGGCATGAGCGCAAACCGCGCACACGCACGATCAAGGCCGATCTGGTCAGCCAGATGCGCCGCGAGCACGAAGTGAAAATGGGGTTGTCGTACTCGGCCTTCGACCTCATCTACAATGAATTGCAGCAGCCCTACGTGCCGTACACGCTGGGTTTTGACGGCGGCCCCTTCCCGTTCCGCGGCGCCATCCGCAACTTCTACCATCAGACCCCGAAGACCGGCGCGGTCTACCTGGTCGACAAGATGGAATACGGCCAGATGGTGGCGCAGGTCGGTTTCCGCTACGAGTACTTTGTGCAATCCAGCAACGCCGAGACCACCGACACCGCGCGCGCCGATTCCGTCGGTGTCGAGGATTATCGCGACAAGTTCGCGCCGCGCCTGGCTTTCTCGTATCCGATCTCCGACAAGGCGAAAGTCTTCTTCAACTACGGCCACTTTTACCAGTTGCCGCAGATGCACTTCATGTACCGCCGCAACACGCAGTTGGGCAACGTCTCCGGCACCATCGGCAACGTAAACCTCGACTTCGTCAAGACGATCAAGTACGAATTCGGTGTCCAGTATCTGCTGTCGCCGGAGTATCTGCTCTCGGTGCAGGGGTTCTACTCCGACGACTTTGCGCGCGTCTCCGAATCGGAGGCGCAGGGGCAGACGACGCTCGAAGAGCAGAACTACTACGAGAACTCCGACTACTCGCGCACCCGCGGCCTGGAAGTCGAGCTGGATAAGAAATACGGCAACTACGTATCCGGCTCGATGACCTACAACTTTTCCTACGCCTACGGCAAATCGTCGGCGGAGGCGCTCGATTACTTCGACAACTTCTACGCCCGCTCCGGCGGCCGTTTCGTCATCCAGGAATTCCCGCTGGATTGGGACGAGCGCCACAAGGTGACGTTCATTCTCGACCTGCGCGTGCCGGCCAACGATCATCCCAAGCTGTTCGGGTTGACGTTGCCGGACAACTTCGGGTTGAACATCTTCTGGCAGTACGGGTCGGGTTTCCCCTACACGCCGACGAAGGATCACCCGGGCATCGCCTCGCAGCTGGCGCCGGGGCAGGAGCCGCTGGCCAATTCCGAGCGTTATCCGGCCACCAGCAACGTCGACATCCGATTCAACAAGGACTTCAAGATCGGCCCGATGGATTACACCATCGAGCTGTGGGTCAACAACTTGTTTGACAACCGGGATGTGGTGGCCGTCTACAGCGCCACCGGCCGTCCCGAATCCGGTCTGGTCAATGAGTCGGTGGTGCTGGAGAGCAACGGGGAACCGAGCCCGACCAACTGGACCGCACGCCGGCAGATCCGGCTCGGGCTGGGTGTCAATTTCTGA
- a CDS encoding PorV/PorQ family protein produces MMHMRQMIKWAAVAAGLAWLSAPGARAQDKVGTTGAQFLEVGVSPRADAIGGAFTAIADDASAIYYNPAGLVQLENRQVMVSLIDYPADISYSFVGIAVPVSFGGVIGFGYYGLDAGDMDVTTPEHPNGVDGWTFGAKDYALSLSYGRFLTDRFSLGVTVKLIDELYEEERSTGWAADVGTQYNTGWRNFKITMLMSNFGPDMKFIAQEYPLPINFKFGGAVDVLDNPGHHAIFAIEGSHPADNREKYNVGLEYTFRNFASFRAGQRFEHDLGGLSVGGGVNFNLSEKYKARLDYGYQDFEALSEIHRFSLTVDF; encoded by the coding sequence ATGATGCATATGAGACAGATGATCAAATGGGCCGCGGTCGCGGCGGGGTTGGCCTGGCTGTCGGCCCCCGGCGCGCGGGCCCAGGACAAGGTCGGCACGACCGGCGCGCAGTTTCTCGAAGTGGGTGTGTCGCCCCGCGCGGACGCGATCGGCGGCGCCTTCACCGCGATCGCCGATGATGCCTCCGCGATCTATTACAACCCGGCGGGACTGGTCCAACTGGAAAACCGCCAGGTGATGGTTTCGCTCATCGACTACCCGGCCGATATCAGTTACTCGTTTGTCGGCATCGCCGTCCCGGTCAGTTTCGGCGGCGTCATCGGCTTCGGCTACTATGGTCTCGACGCCGGCGACATGGACGTCACCACGCCCGAGCATCCCAACGGTGTGGACGGCTGGACCTTCGGCGCCAAGGACTACGCGCTGAGTCTTTCCTACGGCCGGTTCTTGACCGACCGTTTCTCGCTGGGCGTGACGGTGAAGCTGATCGATGAACTCTACGAGGAAGAGCGCTCCACCGGCTGGGCGGCGGATGTCGGCACCCAGTACAACACCGGCTGGCGCAATTTCAAGATCACGATGTTGATGTCGAACTTCGGACCCGACATGAAATTCATCGCGCAGGAGTATCCGCTGCCGATCAACTTCAAGTTCGGCGGCGCGGTCGACGTGCTCGACAACCCCGGCCACCACGCGATCTTCGCCATCGAGGGATCGCACCCCGCCGACAACCGCGAAAAATACAACGTCGGGCTGGAATACACCTTCCGCAACTTCGCCTCCTTCCGCGCCGGCCAGCGCTTCGAGCATGACCTGGGCGGCCTCAGCGTCGGCGGCGGGGTGAATTTCAACCTGAGTGAGAAGTACAAGGCCCGTCTCGACTACGGCTACCAGGACTTCGAGGCGCTCAGCGAGATTCACCGCTTTTCGCTCACGGTTGACTTTTAG
- a CDS encoding S8 family serine peptidase, with protein MKYLALFAILLFLLPAVAGQGAVLSARQQLVIAPELLDRLAADAGDATYDVLVRFESSDRPSTRVNSLAASAGSLRDRYQRVSAHLHTAAATIPTITGNATVVRRFWIANLALIRLDRDALLALAERDDVTMIAPDATIELLQPVSIVDAVATSAGAAPNLPAIGARTLWARGLTGKGRLVASIDTGVEGIHPALSDRWRGVHGDTAASWFDPLNGPAPMDNNGHGTHVMGIMVGRAGADTIGLAPDAEWISAAVVDRGRSLSVTFSDILAALEWVVDPDGNPATMHDVPDVVCNSWGVSQQIINPCNTMFFEAIDNAEAMGVVCIFAAGNEGPNAMTIRNPADRATSPTASFSVGAVDANLATLDVAGFSSRGPSACDGSAKKPEIVAPGVAIRSAYKGQTYKLINGTSMAAPHVAAAVALLRQFNPELTPEEIKTALLTTARDIGPAGEDNASGYGLLDLEAALASLPSPYYPVVTTGPVALDPAGDGVPALGETVDLIIPVHADAADARNVTLNLTSLCSSAQVLAGSAYLGTVPAGGSVDNSSAPFVIAVSPQSVAGDTAWFEVSTSGEPLLGWWRDTIGVMVGLPEGAVVTSASAGVSALTVSNLGHLGLGAGSVLNAGGEGWRTGMIAADLLYEASLFASSGDGGWADASRQPDGTLRFDFAPLSASAFDDSHAASPVGITVRQLAPVFHAAGDQDAVTLAWVIHNRGDVAIPGFQLGWVFDLDLPSVGIIDERVGFDAASGGFFHQAPAGEFVAGVAPLSGAFGGLRFFENNDVKTGLTDLQKRAALSGTASAPSSSGDFLAVASTAAVDLSPGDSIVVAIALIGAPTAGSFSAAARDAYLRWAQMSDAGDDQGGTVVPADFRLDQNYPNPFNAGTTIPVAMAGDGARAVRLEIIDLLGRRVRTLVDETMSPGQYPVFWNGCDDNGRALASGVYFSRLVIEGRASQARAMVLLK; from the coding sequence ATGAAGTATCTAGCCCTTTTCGCAATCCTGCTGTTTTTGCTCCCGGCCGTCGCGGGGCAGGGCGCCGTGTTGTCGGCTCGTCAGCAGTTGGTGATCGCGCCCGAACTGCTCGATCGACTGGCGGCCGATGCCGGCGATGCGACCTACGACGTCCTCGTCCGATTCGAATCTTCCGATCGCCCTTCGACCCGCGTGAACTCTCTGGCGGCTTCCGCGGGCAGTCTCCGCGATCGTTACCAGCGCGTCAGCGCCCACCTGCACACGGCGGCGGCGACCATCCCGACGATCACCGGCAATGCCACGGTCGTGCGCCGCTTCTGGATCGCCAACCTCGCCCTGATTCGTCTCGATCGCGACGCGCTGCTGGCGTTGGCGGAGCGCGACGATGTCACCATGATTGCGCCGGATGCGACCATTGAGCTGTTGCAGCCGGTGTCGATCGTCGATGCTGTGGCGACAAGCGCCGGCGCCGCGCCGAATCTGCCGGCGATCGGGGCGCGCACGCTATGGGCGCGTGGCCTGACCGGCAAGGGCCGTCTGGTCGCTTCAATCGACACCGGCGTCGAAGGCATTCATCCCGCCCTCTCGGATCGCTGGCGCGGCGTGCACGGCGACACCGCCGCGTCCTGGTTTGATCCGCTCAATGGCCCGGCGCCGATGGACAACAACGGCCATGGCACCCACGTCATGGGCATCATGGTCGGGCGCGCAGGCGCCGACACCATCGGCCTGGCGCCCGACGCCGAATGGATCTCCGCCGCGGTGGTTGACCGCGGACGCTCGCTGTCGGTGACCTTTTCCGACATTCTCGCCGCGCTGGAGTGGGTCGTGGATCCCGACGGCAATCCCGCGACGATGCACGATGTCCCGGATGTGGTCTGCAATTCCTGGGGCGTGTCGCAGCAGATCATCAACCCGTGCAACACCATGTTCTTTGAGGCGATCGACAACGCCGAGGCGATGGGAGTGGTATGCATCTTCGCCGCCGGCAACGAAGGCCCCAACGCCATGACGATCCGCAACCCCGCCGATCGGGCGACCTCGCCAACGGCGTCGTTTTCGGTCGGAGCCGTGGACGCCAATCTCGCCACGCTCGACGTCGCCGGCTTTTCCAGCCGCGGTCCCTCGGCCTGCGACGGCAGCGCCAAGAAGCCCGAAATTGTCGCCCCCGGTGTCGCGATTCGTTCGGCTTACAAGGGACAGACTTACAAATTGATCAACGGCACTTCGATGGCCGCGCCGCATGTGGCCGCGGCGGTCGCGCTCCTGCGCCAATTCAATCCCGAACTGACGCCCGAGGAAATCAAGACCGCGCTGCTGACCACCGCGCGCGACATCGGCCCCGCGGGGGAAGACAACGCCTCCGGCTACGGCCTGCTCGATCTGGAAGCCGCGCTCGCCTCCCTGCCTTCGCCGTACTATCCCGTGGTCACCACCGGTCCGGTGGCGCTCGATCCGGCCGGCGACGGCGTCCCGGCGCTCGGCGAGACGGTTGACTTGATCATCCCCGTGCATGCCGATGCCGCCGACGCGCGCAACGTGACCTTGAACCTGACGTCGCTGTGCAGCTCCGCGCAGGTGCTTGCCGGCAGCGCCTATCTCGGCACCGTGCCGGCCGGCGGCAGCGTCGACAATTCCTCCGCGCCGTTTGTCATCGCCGTCTCGCCGCAATCGGTGGCCGGCGACACCGCCTGGTTCGAGGTCTCGACGTCGGGTGAGCCGCTGCTTGGCTGGTGGCGCGACACCATCGGCGTGATGGTCGGCTTGCCCGAGGGCGCAGTAGTCACCTCGGCCTCCGCGGGAGTCTCGGCATTGACCGTTTCGAATCTCGGCCATCTCGGCCTCGGCGCCGGCTCGGTGCTCAACGCCGGGGGAGAGGGATGGCGCACCGGGATGATCGCCGCCGACCTCCTCTATGAGGCGTCGCTGTTCGCTTCGTCGGGGGATGGCGGCTGGGCCGACGCGTCCCGTCAGCCCGATGGCACCCTGCGCTTCGACTTCGCGCCCCTGTCTGCCTCGGCGTTCGATGACTCGCACGCCGCATCGCCGGTGGGGATCACGGTTCGCCAGTTGGCGCCGGTGTTCCACGCCGCCGGCGACCAGGACGCGGTCACGCTCGCCTGGGTGATCCACAATCGCGGCGACGTCGCCATTCCCGGCTTCCAGCTTGGCTGGGTGTTTGATCTCGATCTGCCCTCGGTCGGCATCATCGATGAGCGGGTCGGCTTCGACGCGGCCAGCGGCGGCTTTTTCCATCAGGCGCCGGCCGGTGAATTCGTCGCCGGTGTGGCGCCGCTGTCCGGCGCGTTCGGTGGTCTGCGCTTCTTCGAAAACAACGATGTCAAAACCGGCCTGACCGATTTGCAGAAGCGCGCGGCGCTCTCGGGCACGGCCAGCGCCCCGTCGTCCAGCGGCGATTTCCTCGCAGTGGCCTCCACCGCGGCGGTCGATCTGTCGCCGGGAGACAGCATCGTGGTCGCCATCGCGCTGATCGGCGCCCCCACGGCCGGCTCGTTCTCCGCCGCGGCGCGCGACGCCTATCTCCGCTGGGCGCAGATGAGCGACGCCGGCGACGACCAGGGCGGCACGGTGGTTCCCGCCGATTTCCGTCTCGATCAGAACTATCCCAATCCGTTCAACGCCGGCACCACGATCCCGGTGGCGATGGCCGGCGATGGCGCCCGCGCAGTGCGGCTGGAGATTATCGATCTGCTCGGACGCCGGGTGCGCACGCTGGTTGATGAGACGATGTCACCCGGCCAGTATCCGGTTTTCTGGAACGGCTGCGACGACAATGGCCGGGCGCTGGCCTCCGGCGTCTACTTCTCCCGTCTGGTGATCGAAGGCCGGGCATCGCAGGCGCGCGCCATGGTCCTGCTCAAATGA
- a CDS encoding alpha/beta hydrolase: MTILWWIIGVGLALGALKLLVVWAEPYMSFVPRRGPTPPPPGFTALHLRSPDGTRLSGWRTEIPVEGPVFLYFCGNAGNLDDRRDLLARAAAAGLAIVTFDYRGAGESKGRATETNVYHDADAIYRMMIDTLGVGPERIVLWGHSIGGAVAIALAHRRPCAGVIAEATFRSARVMARRMLPFLPAHWFMTYRFDNEGTVPNLTCPILFIHGSDDLTIPVEDSQYLYDASGERGQLWIVPGADHNGIYEVAGEQFYTRLLLFAQQVSDPALRAR; this comes from the coding sequence ATGACGATTCTCTGGTGGATCATCGGTGTGGGGCTGGCGCTTGGGGCGCTGAAGCTCCTCGTTGTCTGGGCCGAGCCGTACATGTCGTTTGTGCCCCGCCGCGGCCCGACCCCACCCCCGCCCGGTTTCACCGCCCTGCACCTGCGAAGTCCCGACGGCACCCGGCTTTCCGGTTGGCGCACCGAGATTCCGGTCGAGGGACCGGTCTTCCTCTACTTCTGCGGCAACGCCGGCAATCTCGATGATCGCCGCGACCTGTTGGCCCGGGCCGCCGCCGCCGGGCTGGCGATCGTGACCTTCGACTACCGCGGCGCGGGGGAATCGAAGGGACGCGCCACCGAGACCAACGTCTACCACGATGCCGATGCGATCTACCGAATGATGATCGACACGCTCGGAGTTGGCCCCGAGCGCATCGTCCTCTGGGGGCATTCGATCGGAGGCGCGGTGGCGATCGCGCTGGCCCATCGACGGCCCTGCGCCGGCGTCATTGCCGAGGCCACCTTCCGCTCGGCGCGGGTGATGGCGCGGCGCATGTTGCCGTTTCTGCCGGCGCACTGGTTTATGACCTACCGCTTCGACAACGAGGGCACAGTCCCCAATCTCACCTGCCCGATCCTGTTCATCCATGGCAGCGACGATCTGACGATCCCGGTGGAGGACTCGCAATACCTGTACGACGCCTCCGGCGAGCGGGGCCAACTCTGGATCGTCCCCGGAGCCGACCACAACGGCATCTACGAGGTGGCCGGCGAGCAATTCTACACGCGCTTACTCCTGTTCGCCCAGCAAGTTTCCGACCCGGCCCTCAGGGCGCGGTAG